In the genome of Archocentrus centrarchus isolate MPI-CPG fArcCen1 unplaced genomic scaffold, fArcCen1 scaffold_92_ctg1, whole genome shotgun sequence, the window TCATGAACTGCTTTGCTGAAGGATCCCAGATGGCAGGTACAGTCAGCACCCAGATGAAGTCAGAGGCTATGAACCTCCTCCCttctgtgttatttttaatagtttcaAGTGAGTGTTCCTTCATATATCTTAGTGCTGCTGTGAACACCTTCAAGGCCTTCATTGATTTCCTGTTTGCAGCTTCAATTCTGACATCGTTGTTTAGTTTCTGAAGACGATTGATAAGGTGCCAGTTAAAACTGAGAAGACTGCTCATGTAAACTTATAAACATAACATCTAGCAACcctgaatatatatatttttttcttggatTTGACTCTAGTGTTACTTACTGTGCCATAAAGTGCCATCTTgaaatattcaaagaaaaagtgTGTCCTAGCTTCTTGTCCAGGCATATTGACATATGCTGTTTTAGCTTCATATCCAAACTTGAGAAATTCTTCATCTTGATTGAACAGAATGCAGGTTGGAGTCTTTGGACTCTCCAATCCAAGTTCCTTTCCCCACTGACTTAAATGGGGATCAGGCTCTGCCCCTCTTGGTGTAATACTGAAGGCATATCCACTGTACGCACTGCCAAAGTCTATTGCTATGATGTATGACTCACTCATTGTAGAAACTGGTTCAAGTAGTTCTTTCTGTAGTTTCACTGTGACTTACACTACACTGTGACACTGTGTATTTATCCCTTCTCTTGCTGTAAGCTCCACCCACAGTCTTCTAGAGACAGCTGAGTGAAATACTAAGCATTTGAATTTgtgaataataaacaattaaatgtggattattaaacattaggtctctctcttccaagtccctattagtaaatgatttaataattgatcaacgtattgatttattctgccttacagaaacctggttacagcatgatgaatatgttagtttaaatgaatcaacacccccgagtcacagtaactgtcagaatgctcgaagcacaggtcgaggaggaggagtagctgcaatcttcaattccagcttattaattaatcaaagacaaagttttaattattttgaagcctgactcttagtcttgtccatcctaattgggaaaatcaaaaacctgtttaatttgttattatctatcgtccacctggtccttactcagagtttctgtctgatttctcagactttttatccgatttagtgctcagttcagataaaataattatagtgggtaattttaatgtcagtgcagatgctgaaaatgacagcctcaacactgcatttaatctatgaGACTGAATTGGCTTCACTCAAAATACAAAGGATCATACTGTGGATCTTGCCCCGACATATGgcacagaaactgaagatttaacagtattccctgaaagccccctcctgtctgatcatttcttagtaataattacatttactttaatggattgcacagcagtggagaaataagttttattacagtagaagtctttgtgaaagtgctgtaactaaatttaaaggtactgcactgcagtggttcaaatcatatttatctaatagagtccaatttgtttatgtaaacagggagtcttcttcacataTGAAGGTTAATTAatttccacagggttctgtgctaggaccacttttatttacattatatatgcttcccttaggcattattattagaaagcattgcataaattttcattgttatgcagatgatactcagacataaagacattaaggcctggatgacctctaaattcctgcttctaaactcataaaattgaaattcttgtactcggccccacaaatcttagaaacatggtgtaaCACCAGTTACTTACTCtcgatggcattactttggcctccagtaacactgtgagaaatcttggagtcatttttgaccaggatatgtccttcaatgcacatattaaacaaatatgtaggaccgcttttttgcatttgcgcaatatttctaaaattagaaacaacctttctcagactgatgctgaaaagctaattcatgcatttattacttctagggtggactattgtaattcattattatcaggctgtcctaaaagctccctgaaaagccttcagctgatccaaaatgctgcagctagagtactgacagggactagaaagagagagcagatttctcccatattggcttctcttcattggctccctgttaaatctagaatagaatttaaaatccttctcctcacctacaaaatcttaaataatcaggcctcaTCATATCGTTCTACTCCTTtacttttttattctttaatttaattaattttatcaaTTAcaattaatctctggctctcttccacagcatgtcttttgtcctgtctctctctcctcagtaCCAACTGgttacagcagatgactgcccctccctgagcctggttctgctggaggtttcttcctgttcaaaaggagtttttccttcccactgtcaccaagtgctgggttttctctgtatttattatAGAGTCTTTAAattgcaatataaagcaccttgactatttgttttttgtgattttacgCTATTCAAATAGaataataaattgaattgaaatagtACACATTGGGAAGACACTTAACATAAAAAGTACACTGCTCaacaaaataaagggaacactgaaATAACACAACCtagatatgaatgaatgaaatattctcattgaatactttgttctgtacaaagttgaatgtgctgacaacaaaatcacacaaaaattgtcaatggaaatcaaatttattaaccaatggaggcctggatttggagtcacacacaaaattaaagtggaaaaacacactacaggctgatccaactttgatgtaatgtccttaaaacaagtcaaaatgaggctcagtattgtgtgtggcctccacgtgcctgtatgacctccctacaatgcctgggcatgctcctgatgaggtggcggatggtctcctgagggatctcctcccagacctggactaaagcatctgccaactcctggacagcctgtggttggtggatggagcaagacacgatgtcccagatgtgctcaatcagattcaggtctggggaacgggcgggccagtccatagcttcaatgccttcattttggaggaactgctgacacactccagctacatgaggtctagcattgtcctgcattaggaggaacccagggccaaccgcaccagcaaatggtctcacaaggggtctgaggatctcatctctgtgcctaatggcagtcatgctacctctggcgagcacatggagggctgtgcagccctctaaagaaatgccaccccacaccattactgacccactgccaaaccggtcatggtgaaggatgttgcaggcagcagattgctctccacggcatctccagactctgtcacgtctgtcacatgtgctcagtgtgaacttgctttcatctgtgaagagcacagggcgccagtggtgaatttgccaatcctggtgttctctggcaaatgccaagcgtcctgcatggtgttgggctgtgagcacaacccccatctctggacgtcgggccctcataccatcctcatggagctggtttctaaccgtttctgcagacacatgcacatttgtggcctgctggaggtcattttgcagggctctggcagtgctcctcctgttcctccttgcacaaaggtggaggtagcggtcctgctgctgggttgttgccctcctacggcctcctccataTCTCCTGGTGTACGGGCcagtctcctggtagcgcctccagcctctggacactacgctgacagacacagcaaaccttcttgccacagttcgcattgatgtgccatcctggatgagctgcactacctgagccacttgtgtgggttgtagagtccgtctcatgctaccacgagtgtgaaagcaccaccaacattccaaagtgacaaaaacatcagccagaaagcataggtactgagaagtggtctgtggtccccacctgcagaaccactcctttattgagtgtgtcttgctaactgccaataatttccacctgttgtctattccatttgcacaacagcatgtgaaattgattgtcaatcagtgttgcttcctaagtggacagtttgatttcacagaagtttgatttacttggagttatattgtgttgtttaagtgttccctttatttttttgagcagtgtattttcctGTAGTCATTTACTATGGGCAATTTATGCtacattaaataaaactgtgGGTGGGGCTTGACAAGAGATAACTTATAAATGCAGTTCATTGGCACGTCCtcacatttttgtcatttcaacACGTTGGACCTGTTTCTACAATGGGTGGCTCATACATTATAGCAATAGACTTCGGTACTGCATACAGTGGATATGCTTACACTGTAACATCCAAAGATACACTGGTTGATCCCATTGTGCGGCAGTGGGGAAAAGAGATTGGAACTGAGACTCCAAAGACTCCAACCTGCATTCTGTTCAATGAAGACGAGGAATTTCTGAGGTTTGGTTATGAATCCAAAAAAGTATATCTTAACATGCTGGCAGAAGAAGCAAAGAcacactttttctttgaaaactTCAAGATGGTGCTCTATAACACCGTAAGTGTTATAAATATATTACTTGTAGACATAGCACTGAATGGTGCCCTACTCTTTTGTGAATATGACAGAATGTTGATAAGTACTTGTGTCAAATAGTAGAAATGTTTATATTATATGTGGGGAAACTCTTAGGAAGGGAAGTAAGGCATTTGTTTCAATCACCAGTttacccaaaaaacaaaacaattgaaacaaaagcttttaaATGTCCAGTGTACATAAAAAGTTAGAAATCTATATTTTTCAACCCATTGTTTGATAATTTCTTGATACTTGTGTAACTGACCactaaattcaataaaaattgGGTTATCATTTGACAGGCTGGTCACATTTTAACTGTTGTTCCAGTTTACTATTCTGCTAATCTTGGCTGGTACATGTTTCCGGCCACAGACATGAAATAAACCTGCCTTTGCAACCATTTCCAGGAACTGAACAGAGATGTAATGATTAAAGCTGCAAATGGGAAGTCAATGAATGCCTTGAAGGTGTTCACGGAAGCTCTGAGGTTCCTGAAGGAAGATGCACTGAAAACCATCAATGCTAAAACAGAAAAGGAGTTCATAGCCTCTGACTTCATCTGGGTGCTGACTGTACCTGCCATCTGGGATCCTTCAGCAAAGCAATTCATGAGAGAAGCTGCAGCTCAGGTAACACCTTTTTCTTTAGAGATCTCTGAAATCCTGAAATGTTCAGAGGATTCAGAGTTTTATTTCCCTTCCAGGCAGGAATTGTCACAGAAGGAACTAATCACAACCTGATCATCGCTCTGGAACCAGAGGCAGCTGCAGTCTGGTGTAAGAAGCTGCCAGCTAAAGGCTTCATCACAGAGAACCATGGCAGAGGGGCCCTGGATCAATCTCCAGGAACCCAGTACATGGTGGTGGACTGTGGAGGTACTGCATGTGACCCTGTTACACTCTTAGGCTAACattcatagacagacagactgtAAAGTTCTGAATGTCTTTTATAGATGTTCTGTATTGATgagtctgctgctgcaggaagtCAGCTTTCAtcacttcctctgtgtgttttaggTGGAACCATTGACATCACTGTTCATGAAGTCCTGGATGGAGGAGCCCTAAAGGAGCTCCACAAGGCCTCAGGAAATGATTTGGGTGGACAAAGTGTGGACAGAAAATTCAAAGAGTTCCTCAGAGAAATCTTCTGTGATGGTGTCTGGGATGAATATGAAAGAAATTATCCCAGTGAGGTTCAGAGAATTATGAAtgattttatgtatttcaaaCAGGTAGATGATGACATTCAGATCAGCTGCCCCTTTAATCTCGGAGATTTGGCTCAGAAAAGGCAGAAAATAGAAAAGTTCTTTGAATCAGTGCAAGGAGCTTCTTGGAATGAgggatggatcaaaatctccaAAGAGAAACTGAGGTCTTTCTTTGATGAGAGTCTGGAGGGCATCACTGACAGTCTCAGTGAAATCTTAAGAAGAGATCTAAGCATTCAGTACATCCTGTTAGTGGGGGGCTATGCTGAAAGCCTGATTCTACGCAATCATGTTATTGATCAGTTTGGGGATTGGTGTAAAGTTGTGTGTCCATTTAGGCCACAGGAAGCAATTGTGAATGGAGCTGTTCAGTTTGGACGAAATCCAGGGTTGGTGGCATCTCGAAAAAGTGCTTTTACTTATGGACTTGGTGTGGCTAATAGGTTTGATGTGTCTAAGCATAGAACAGACAAGAAATTTGTGAATGCAGATGGTGTATGGTGTAATGATATTTTCATGAAGTTGGTGGAGGAAGGTGAAGATGTGGGATGGAATGAAACTAGAAAACATGTcctttttccaataaaaagTGACCAGACGGCAATGAACCTGAGATTTTActgcacagaaagaaaaaatctcATGTATGTAGATGAATGGGGAGTAGAGAAAGTTGGATCTTTTCTTGTTGACATGCATGACACTACAGGGGGAATGAACCGTAAAGTTAATCTGGAGATCAGGTTTGGCTCCACAGAAATAACTGCCACAGGCTTTGACTTACTTTCAAAGGCAAAAGGATCAGTTAAGATTGATTTCATGACAAACCCTGAGAATTTTTGAGGGACATCCTGAATGCAgcagtttcttttgttatttcctAAAACTCTCAAAATACTGATGAAGCTTTACAAAGTAGAGGAGTAAAGACAGTTACCTCTCCATTgaaataattcatttaaaagGGTCTTCAACAgggttcaattcagttttatttgtataatgccaaatcacaacagtttcctcaagttgctttatattgtaaggtaaaagaCCCCAAAATAATTACTATTGCCTTTACTTTTACCTGTACCTTTAAAAGATTGATTACCTTTATTTTCATATATGATCAGAAATAAACAAGTGATTGCATTTCCaaaatgttttaacatttttttgttattttgatacaaaaactttttgttttttcatatttgttttgaatACATAACATTAAatctatccccccccccccccccccccccccccacacacacacacacacacacacacacacacatacactgtcAGAATGCAAATATCTGAATTATTACATTCAGGCACCTTACCTGGTCCACGACCACCTGACCAAATTGGTCTTTAACACAAGATCAAATGTCATTTGAAAGGTGGCATGTGCTATAGTAgttaaagtaatttaaaatgaatgtgcTGTATTCTTCTCCATGATGAATAACAATGCAGCTCAACTTGGTTTTTGTTCACACAGTACTAAATGTATAATGAATATATAATGTATAAGAAACACCTGGCAGCttaacacattaaaaatagagagggtgtctgtctcccaaatccaagctgggacctggttccacagaagaggggcctgaaagctgaaggctctgcctcccattctactcttaagtatcctaggaactacaagtaagccagcagtctgagagcgaagtgctccgTCAGTATAAAAACTTGAATTCTTGTTACATACTTGCATTATATATACTATGTAGCTTTTTTCATGGCTTTATGGCTTCAACTTaagtcacattttaaaagtaCGTTCATATAGCACTCTAAGTTTAAGCATATAACCACACATCCAGAGCCAACTTAGGATAAGCAAATTCACattcatgtttttggactgtaaaGAAACCTAGTGTTGCGCCCGGTCTAGGGCTTTGAAGCAAAACATGAAAAGTTTTCCCCAAAtcccacacagccacacaaatAATTCTTAGTAAAAACCATTGATTTATTGGTCACAATAAATtgcagagaggaggatgctggaatGGGGAAAAGGGAGACAAATGGACTTCTGTGAAGGCCCCAAAAGCAGCACCTgatagaagaataaaaatagccCTAAAATGGTGTGAATTTTTGATAAGTAATGCTTTTTAAAGTCtgggtttaaataaatataagttTTGTTGTTCATTTCTTTTGATTCTTTCTTAGCTGGTAAACAAAACCTATAGGCCTAACCCCAGTAAAGCTTTATTACCTTTCTTTGTCAGCTTTAACTGTTTAATGAAAACAGTGATGTTCATGATGCTAATATAACCCTGATaacacttggtgttggctctcactgcggtattaagaagaagaagaagaagaagaagaagaaacagcctttattgtcccacagaggggaaatttgggtgtaacagcagccgcagttattataaatataaatataataatttacactattaagaaaagaatatatatatatatatatataaaatcaacaaagaagattaaccttaatactaataataataacactatatacaatgtacatgatgtgcctgtgtgttgaaccttaacaggctggactatttacagtatattatatattatcctacattgtgtaggttattgtggtttttgttgggagcagtgatggttatacagtcttacagctgctgggaggaaggatctgcggtaacgctcctttgtgcatttaggatgcagcagtctgtcactgaaggagctctccagctcggcaacagtttcatgcatgggatgggagaccttgtccatcagtgatgttattttggtcagagttcttctgtctcccaccacctgcactgagtcgagaggacatcctaggacagagctggctttcctgatgagcttgtctatcctcttcctctcagctgtagacaagctgctgctccaacatactgctgcatagaagatggctgatgccactatagagtcatagaaggtcttcaggagtgccccctgcactccaaaagacctcagccttctcagcaggtagagtctgctctgacccttcctgtagagcgcatcagtgttatgagtccagtccagtttattgttcagatgaacacccaggtacttataagagtccactatctcaatgtccactccctggatgttcaccggtgtccgtgtggtgggtctgtgtctacggaaatccaccaccagctccttggttttagcggcgttgatcaggaggtggttccgctggcaccagcccacaaagtcctgagtccactgtctgtactctgagtcatcctcacctgtgatgaggccaactatggcagagtcgtcagagaacttctgcagatggcagcgtggggagttgatggagaagtctgcagtgtagagggtgaagaggaacggtgccagcacagttccctgtggggcccccgtactgcagaccagcctgtgaaggaatttaaaataataagagAGTGTGTGAGTGCTGTTGctttttaagcctttaggtttctgcgtgttcgtttcatcgaacaggaatggacacaaaacaaacaggataaGGCGTCcatatattaaatttaataaagccatttccaaacagtttacagattaatccgggtcagaactgcatagCATACTcatgtgagatggcatgaagtactggcactttctaattcaagttacagttgtcatatagtcacagcatatcagtcttgattacatcatttacaaaacagaatgtggaaaacagataatttcaacaacagggtgacctcgaagtctccatttctatcattgtttagtcttcatcagtgtgattcattgtacagtcagaacacaaagttcatgattaCACAGAatattataagcttctgtatttttaatcagttatgttattttccagacaaatttctcagggaagtaaatgtatgtaagataTATATGGAATAATATTCCTTCACCTGTCAGAGACaaagccctgtgtcctcacgtactgtgggcggtcagtgaggtagtccagtatccactcggaggcgcagatggttgaggaccagcctctcgagggtcttcattagatgcgatgtcagggctacgggcctgtagctgctattatatcacttcctgttcctgttttggagcacagtggtgttttgctgtctgttagctgtttaatCTGTATAGCTCAAGCCAccaggtggggtgggttggtcTGGCCTGCGTTGGGGTATCCGGTCTGTGCCTTTGGGGCTCTGTGCTGCGGTGCTCCAggatgctgtcaccatggccccgggctcacctcccccctgcgctgtgctggggtgtgggaggtcggggtgcctctTGAGCCAGTGGACAGttagctctcttcttccaggttgccTTTTtccttcctggtcatatgccccccacccctatgtacacacacacacacacacacacacacacacacacacacacacacacacacacacacacacacacacacacacacacacacagaatactcATCACTCACAAATGTAGGGTCTTGGAGAGGCCACGTGCAGAGAAGCATGGCCACTTGCATCTCCTTTTCAATTGCATTATAGTTGTTATAATTCACAGCACATCCCGATATACACAGGACCTTTGGTTTCCACTCCCCCCATGTACAGAGGGTGGGTAgttatggatgaatgtgtgtatttgtcacagttttcatgagtatgggtgggtgagtgaatgtgtgtgtatctatgCATAAATAtttgtgtgggtgagtgtgtatgtgcgtgtatgtgtatctgtgcataaatgtgtatgtggatgtgtatgcgggtgtgcgtgcgtgtttgtatgcatggctggacctgggtttGGGTTTTGTATCTGCTGGttgcccccccgcccccctggggtgtggggtGGGACTAGATGTTCTGACATGGGTATtggcctgctcccctgggggttgTGGcacggggctgcgttggcttcttcagcttgcactgcatgaaaagtgggtttttcgacagtttcttgcatgtaatattgccgcgcgccttgagcttcagggctctcagcaggaggctttggccagaacaataaactgtagggactctctgtgtcagtgctccctgagctccccccctctcctcaggtctagggcaggctctcatatgtaaaggaggtttctgtgagtcatacaaatgcaaatcaagtactcaccaggggtcaccagtactcaccagtggtctacccctcccaacagttgtaagcagcatatttttattttgagatatatgtaatcaaatttatattatcatcttttaagcctttttccattacaatgtgactacacataaattatacagcgaaacattcaaacaagactaaactcagaagaaatcattctaatttataaatttgaattatcttgttggaaatatacttttggatgttttcagcttttgtccctttttccaataaggctgtgagcttctgtctgtgagcttctgtctgtgagcttctgtcttgtgagcctttgtcatggagttttttgtgaaccctgaactttagtggactgagggagataaacaaaggctataacttgattttggtgacactacaagcattattttcattgaaaagcaaactcagttttcagtctaattcactgtaacaaaaagtctgtcacaccatcatcctcttctgtgcagtggcttcccagctagcattgaacattcagacaacatcccatgaacgctgctataaacgttcagttaatgttcacatgcattaatgacattaaagactaccaaggcagatggaatacgaaaacatataaacatataaaacatataaactttcattttgctatacatggatgtacataagagatatcagcaaaaccttcatgagaaaaatgtaaaaaacacagggggtcattttgactgttgggttttctctgtattattgtagggtctttacccacaatacaaagtgccttgaggcgactgtttgttgtgatttgatgctatttaaatattgaattgaattgaaatgaaatgaattgaattccgtgtggcagcttcctcgcctgtgattggacaatccAGATCACGTGCAGGATCGCGCTGAAGGTCTCGGAAGACCAAAGGAAACCAGcgcggtcgttctcttccgttcaaactgaatggggttctttgtctacgctgctttcctggtacaacaatggaggacgtcgtctatattttcaacaccccagaaggtccttgtgaaagcgggcctctctaccagccagcttcaaccagccccgctgcagtcgagaagacactgctggctgcaatgagtgggttatctcctgtTTTTTCGCGACTTAAAGACAAGATGGTGtttattgtgtagagactcgatgctctggactctaacaaagaaaagacggcagcacaatccgaaaaccgcggtaagacttggtcgtttcttaaacaaaaatactaagagtggaggaatggtcacagtaagctgacagacgtattgtgatttggtttcttatttttatttggtttcatcttataggaagcagttcctgcataactctgaatccaataaaagccggtatgatcctctgcagaggtaagaatcagaaacaaagcagcagtattcaatgtgtggaggagagaagaacttaaaatgtttttactcttatttattttcacctttattttccacagactgtgtttgcctcacaacgcgagtgtgagtgttcctaatgcgtggaccgtgatataattgtgtgtaagtatctactggtgttgtttgtttgtgtgttttttgcctggatatgtttatgtatacactgtgtttatgctcctTATTtgcaatgtacaaaaatgttttccagcttcttgtaaaacctacagacggtccgccgcagcttccgctacagtcagcctcacgttcaggaaaaggtggcagccattaaaaatcctgcccggtgacgtgcaagaaggaagccggtaagacgtgttgg includes:
- the LOC115777993 gene encoding heat shock 70 kDa protein 12A-like, yielding MGGSYIIAIDFGTAYSGYAYTVTSKDTLVDPIVRQWGKEIGTETPKTPTCILFNEDEEFLRFGYESKKVYLNMLAEEAKTHFFFENFKMVLYNTELNRDVMIKAANGKSMNALKVFTEALRFLKEDALKTINAKTEKEFIASDFIWVLTVPAIWDPSAKQFMREAAAQAGIVTEGTNHNLIIALEPEAAAVWCKKLPAKGFITENHGRGALDQSPGTQYMVVDCGGGTIDITVHEVLDGGALKELHKASGNDLGGQSVDRKFKEFLREIFCDGVWDEYERNYPSEVQRIMNDFMYFKQVDDDIQISCPFNLGDLAQKRQKIEKFFESVQGASWNEGWIKISKEKLRSFFDESLEGITDSLSEILRRDLSIQYILLVGGYAESLILRNHVIDQFGDWCKVVCPFRPQEAIVNGAVQFGRNPGLVASRKSAFTYGLGVANRFDVSKHRTDKKFVNADGVWCNDIFMKLVEEGEDVGWNETRKHVLFPIKSDQTAMNLRFYCTERKNLMYVDEWGVEKVGSFLVDMHDTTGGMNRKVNLEIRFGSTEITATGFDLLSKAKGSVKIDFMTNPENF